One segment of Pontibacter akesuensis DNA contains the following:
- a CDS encoding tetratricopeptide repeat protein — MKKILLAAVACCCAATLSFAQEQKAVVSTKVMPMFGGTQKTEAEQMKDEKFLTSCDKNFGDRREASNFFMERGWEYLNEGQTDTAMYRFNLAWLLNPDNQNTYWAFGLVTAAKGSNEEAVGFYEKALALNAKNSLLLSDASSAYLALYKEKKKKKNLKKAAEYLSTATTLDAGNAYALYNLSLVKYYEKKYAEAWDYLHKSRNINMTQIDYGFVMELAAQMPDPQGFFKQADADMLQTESSSN; from the coding sequence ATGAAAAAGATACTCTTAGCCGCAGTTGCCTGCTGTTGCGCCGCCACCCTAAGTTTTGCACAGGAGCAAAAAGCAGTAGTGAGCACAAAGGTGATGCCTATGTTCGGTGGAACCCAGAAAACCGAAGCCGAGCAAATGAAGGACGAGAAGTTCCTGACAAGCTGCGACAAAAACTTCGGGGACCGCCGGGAAGCCAGCAACTTCTTTATGGAGCGCGGCTGGGAATACCTGAACGAGGGGCAAACGGACACGGCCATGTACCGTTTTAACCTGGCCTGGCTCCTGAACCCGGACAACCAAAACACCTACTGGGCCTTTGGCCTGGTAACGGCTGCAAAGGGAAGCAACGAGGAGGCTGTGGGTTTCTATGAAAAAGCGCTGGCGCTGAACGCAAAGAACTCCCTGCTCCTGTCTGATGCCTCCAGCGCTTACCTGGCGCTGTACAAGGAAAAGAAAAAGAAGAAAAACCTGAAGAAGGCTGCTGAGTACCTTTCCACGGCCACAACGCTGGATGCTGGCAATGCCTATGCGCTGTACAACCTGTCGCTGGTGAAGTACTATGAAAAGAAGTATGCAGAGGCGTGGGATTACCTGCACAAGAGCCGGAACATCAACATGACGCAGATCGACTATGGCTTCGTGATGGAGCTGGCGGCGCAGATGCCCGACCCGCAGGGCTTCTTTAAACAAGCCGACGCTGACATGTTGCAAACAGAAAGTTCGAGCAATTAG